A stretch of the Streptomyces sp. NBC_01428 genome encodes the following:
- a CDS encoding SSI family serine proteinase inhibitor — translation MLRRLLLTAAVSATAALTAVPSASAGTPAPPPAASPLPTASSAPLAAAPVGLSSLYTAARGGMEPAATPPPARPEDSGDRLTVTVQDAGNGADGTYELDCHPAGGSHPRPAEACDLLDGNTTWGKDLFAPVRPNALCTLQYGGPATAHVTGTWAGRPVDARYDRTNGCEISRWNSMVPFLPDLMS, via the coding sequence ATGTTGCGCCGACTGCTCCTCACCGCCGCCGTGTCCGCCACCGCCGCGCTCACCGCCGTGCCCAGCGCATCGGCCGGTACCCCCGCACCCCCGCCGGCCGCATCCCCGCTCCCCACCGCGTCCTCCGCACCCCTGGCCGCCGCTCCCGTCGGCCTGTCCTCTCTCTACACCGCCGCACGCGGTGGAATGGAGCCCGCCGCCACGCCACCGCCGGCCCGCCCCGAGGACTCCGGGGACCGGCTGACGGTGACGGTCCAGGACGCGGGGAACGGCGCGGACGGCACGTACGAGCTGGACTGTCATCCCGCGGGCGGGAGTCACCCGCGGCCCGCCGAGGCCTGCGACCTGCTCGACGGGAACACCACCTGGGGCAAGGACCTCTTCGCCCCCGTACGGCCGAACGCCCTCTGCACCCTGCAGTACGGCGGCCCGGCCACCGCGCACGTCACGGGCACCTGGGCGGGACGGCCCGTCGACGCCCGCTACGACCGGACGAACGGGTGCGAGATCTCCCGCTGGAACAGCATGGTCCCGTTCCTGCCCGACCTGATGTCCTGA
- a CDS encoding ArsI/CadI family heavy metal resistance metalloenzyme — translation MSRAQLALRVSDLEASIAFYSKLFGTEPAKRRAGYANFAITEPPLKLVLIEGEPGQETRLDHLGVEVASTDQVTAATTRLKDAGLATFEENDTSCCYALQDKVWVHGPGQEPWEVYVVKADADTLGKSADPGAAGDGCCTARTPDETPAGCSCG, via the coding sequence ATGTCCCGTGCCCAGTTGGCCCTGCGCGTCAGCGACCTGGAAGCCTCGATCGCCTTCTACTCGAAGCTCTTCGGCACCGAGCCCGCCAAACGGCGTGCGGGCTACGCCAACTTCGCGATCACCGAGCCGCCGCTCAAGCTCGTCCTCATCGAGGGCGAGCCAGGCCAGGAGACCCGGCTCGACCACCTGGGCGTCGAGGTCGCGTCCACCGACCAGGTCACCGCGGCCACCACCCGCCTCAAGGACGCCGGCCTGGCCACCTTCGAGGAGAACGACACCTCCTGCTGCTACGCCCTCCAGGACAAGGTGTGGGTCCACGGCCCGGGACAGGAGCCCTGGGAGGTCTACGTGGTCAAGGCGGACGCCGACACCCTCGGCAAGAGCGCCGACCCCGGCGCGGCGGGCGACGGATGCTGCACCGCGCGGACGCCCGACGAGACCCCGGCCGGGTGCAGTTGCGGCTGA
- a CDS encoding ArsR/SmtB family transcription factor, which translates to MSKQELVVIGQDDPSAACCPGLATAPLDEEQAAGPARAFKALGDPVRLRLLSMIASRAGGEVCVCDLTPAFDLSQPTISHHLKLLRQAGLIDCERRGTWVYYWVLPAALGRLSAFLATVRAPEATA; encoded by the coding sequence ATGTCGAAACAAGAGCTCGTGGTGATCGGGCAGGACGACCCGTCCGCGGCCTGCTGCCCCGGCCTCGCGACCGCCCCTCTGGACGAGGAGCAGGCGGCCGGGCCGGCGAGGGCCTTCAAGGCCCTCGGTGATCCGGTCCGCCTGCGCCTGCTGTCGATGATCGCTTCGAGGGCGGGCGGCGAGGTCTGCGTGTGTGACCTGACCCCGGCCTTCGACCTGTCCCAGCCGACGATCTCGCACCACCTCAAACTGCTGCGGCAGGCGGGGCTGATCGACTGCGAACGCCGCGGCACGTGGGTGTACTACTGGGTGCTCCCCGCCGCCCTCGGCCGGCTCTCCGCGTTCCTGGCCACCGTGCGGGCCCCCGAGGCCACCGCGTGA
- a CDS encoding aquaporin — translation MSARLGRRVLAEAVGSAALVAVVVGAGIQATELTPDNGVRLLADSLATVFGLGVLIALLGPVSGAHFNPVVTLAVWVTERGSAEGLSGREVAARVPAQTVGAIGGAVLADAMFARPLVHWSTHDRSAGHLWLGELVATAGLVLLVLGLGRTGRAHLAPVAVASYIGAAYWFTSSTSFANPAVTVGRAFTDTFAGIAPASVLPFVVAQLAGAVLGLALARALFGRPQPVRTRVPPGRSAPEPAAPSPS, via the coding sequence GTGAGCGCGCGGCTGGGGCGGCGGGTCCTCGCCGAGGCCGTCGGCTCGGCCGCGCTGGTCGCCGTGGTGGTCGGCGCGGGGATCCAGGCCACCGAACTGACCCCGGACAACGGGGTGCGGCTGCTGGCCGACTCCCTCGCCACGGTCTTCGGGCTGGGTGTGCTGATCGCCCTGCTCGGGCCGGTCTCCGGCGCGCACTTCAACCCCGTCGTCACCCTCGCGGTCTGGGTCACCGAGCGCGGTTCCGCCGAGGGACTGAGCGGCCGGGAGGTGGCCGCCCGGGTGCCCGCCCAGACCGTCGGGGCGATCGGCGGCGCGGTGCTGGCCGACGCCATGTTCGCCCGCCCGCTCGTCCACTGGTCCACGCACGACCGCTCCGCCGGCCATCTGTGGCTGGGCGAACTCGTCGCGACGGCCGGTCTGGTCCTGCTGGTCCTCGGGCTGGGGCGGACCGGACGTGCTCACCTCGCTCCGGTGGCCGTGGCGTCGTACATCGGCGCGGCGTACTGGTTCACGTCCTCGACGTCCTTCGCCAACCCGGCCGTCACGGTCGGCCGGGCGTTCACCGACACCTTCGCGGGCATCGCGCCCGCCTCCGTGCTGCCCTTCGTGGTGGCCCAACTGGCCGGCGCCGTACTCGGGCTGGCGCTGGCCCGGGCCCTGTTCGGACGCCCTCAGCCGGTGCGAACGCGTGTCCCTCCCGGCCGGAGCGCTCCCGAACCGGCCGCACCCTCGCCCTCCTGA
- a CDS encoding arsenate reductase ArsC: protein MTTPADRPSVLFVCVHNAGRSQMAAAFLTHLAGDRVQVRSAGSAPADTVNPAVVEAMSESGIDIAAEVPKVLTTDAVRSSDVVVTMGCGDSCPVFPGKRYLDWRLPDPAGQGVASVRPIRDAIEQRVRGLIDEIVPPGRA from the coding sequence ATGACGACCCCCGCCGACCGTCCGTCCGTCCTGTTCGTCTGCGTCCACAACGCCGGCCGCTCCCAGATGGCCGCGGCCTTCCTCACCCACCTCGCCGGGGATCGCGTCCAGGTGCGTTCCGCCGGGTCCGCGCCCGCCGACACGGTCAACCCGGCCGTTGTGGAGGCGATGTCGGAGTCCGGGATCGACATCGCCGCCGAGGTGCCCAAGGTGCTCACGACGGATGCCGTCCGGTCGTCCGACGTGGTCGTCACGATGGGCTGCGGCGACAGTTGCCCGGTCTTCCCCGGCAAGCGCTACCTCGACTGGCGGCTTCCCGATCCGGCCGGGCAGGGAGTCGCCTCCGTGCGCCCCATCCGCGACGCGATCGAACAGCGGGTCCGCGGACTGATCGACGAGATCGTCCCGCCCGGCCGCGCGTGA